The Hippocampus zosterae strain Florida chromosome 20, ASM2543408v3, whole genome shotgun sequence genome contains a region encoding:
- the pi15a gene encoding peptidase inhibitor 15-A: MQPHLLALIFLCAHCATSALAVTVTVAHTSSALRAANSSSADAGTDGGSSSKSRRKRFISQTDMVAILDYHNKVRGKVFPPASNMEYMVWDDTLAKSAESWAHACMWEHGPSHLLRFLGQNLSVRTGRYRSILQLVKPWYDEVNDYSFPYPRDCNPRCPLRCYGPMCTHYTQMVWATSNKVGCAVHTCHNMNVWGSVWKRATYLVCNYSPKGNWIGEAPYKVGVPCSACPPSYGGSCSNNMCFPALKTNYLHWFK; this comes from the exons ATGCAGCCTCACTTACTTGCGCTCATCTTTTTGTGCGCGCATTGCGCAACAAGTGCACTGGCAGTCACAGTCACCGTCGCGCACACCTCCTCTGCCTTGCGCGCGGCCAATTCGAGCAGCGCGGACGCCGGGACGGACGGCGGCTCTTCTTCGAAAAGCAGGAGGAAGCGCTTCATTAGTCAGACCGACATGGTGGCTATTCTTGATTACCACAACAAAGTGAGGGGCAAGGTGTTTCCCCCTGCGTCCAACATGGAATACATG gtGTGGGATGATACACTGGCCAAGTCAGCTGAGAGCTGGGCCCACGCCTGCATGTGGGAGCATGGCCCATCTCACCTCCTCAGGTTTCTGGGTCAGAACCTCTCCGTCAGGACAGGACG GTATCGTTCAATCCTTCAGCTTGTGAAGCCGTGGTACGACGAGGTCAACGATTATTCCTTTCCTTATCCCCGTGACTGCAACCCCCGATGTCCCCTCAGATGCTACGGCCCCATGTGCACCCATTATACACAG atggtGTGGGCCACCTCCAACAAAGTGGGCTGTGCCGTTCACACCTGCCACAATATGAACGTTTGGGGATCCGTGTGGAAACGGGCGACATATTTAGTCTGCAACTACTCGCCCAA GGGCAACTGGATCGGAGAGGCTCCCTACAAAGTCGGGGTCCCCTGCTCCGCCTGCCCCCCCAGCTACGGCGGCTCGTGCAGCAACAACATGTGCTTCCCTGCTCTGAAGACCAACTACTTGCACTGGTTCAAATAA
- the crispld1a gene encoding cysteine-rich secretory protein LCCL domain-containing 1 — protein MRLASPNRPRGLSLLPLLLLLLLTQRAVSIATTNSTGWQQILDKYLDEDGEWWEAKQRGRRAITDSDAQLILDLHNKLRGQVYPQASNMEYMEWDTELERTAEEWAETCLWEHGPAGLLPQIGQNLGAHWGRYRPPSFHVQAWYDEVKDYSFPYPQECNPYCPFRCSGPVCTHYTQLVWATSSRIGCAVNLCYNMNVWGQIWAKAVYLVCNYSPKGNWWGHAPYKHGAPCSACPPSYGGGCKDNLCYKGHNTQLAAEEREENNFIEPEAPRTTQKIRPRVSKPEAPSLPAPATKIHADDLPKNEVVNTQQMSQLVTCDTKLRDQCKGTTCNRYECPAGCLDATGKVVGTVYYEMQSSVCRAGLHAGVIDNDGGWMDVTRQGRKDFFIKSNKNGVQSLGKYQSANSFTVSRVAVKAITCETTVEQLCPYQWPPKHCPRLYCPSNCLEDNPHISRVIGTRIYSDKSSICRAAVHAGVIRNDAGGYIDVMPTDKRKLYTASSQNGVVSESLQNPPGGKAFRVFAVI, from the exons atgagactcgCATCACCAAACCGGCCAAGGGGCTTGTCCCTGCTGCCGCTGTTGCTACTACTGCTGCTCACCCAGAGGGCCGTTTCCATAGCAACAACCAACTCTACTGGCTGGCAGCAGATTCTGGACAAGTACCTGGACGAGGATGGCGAGTGGTGGGAGGCCAAGCAGAGGGGGAGGAGAGCCATCACCGACAGTGACGCTCAGCTCATACTGGACCTGCACAACAAGCTCCGAGGTCAAGTGTATCCCCAAGCGTCCAACATGGAGTACATG GAGTGGGACACCGAGCTGGAGCGCACGGCGGAGGAGTGGGCCGAGACCTGTCTGTGGGAGCACGGTCCTGCGGGTTTACTGCCACAGATTGGACAGAATCTGGGAGCTCACTGGGGGAg GTATCGCCCGCCCAGCTTCCATGTTCAGGCCTGGTACGATGAAGTGAAAGACTACTCTTTTCCTTATCCCCAAGAGTGTAACCCCTACTGCCCATTCCGATGTTCCGGCCCGGTGTGCACGCATTACACCCAG CTGGTGTGGGCCACCAGCAGTCGGATTGGCTGCGCCGTCAATTTGTGCTACAACATGAATGTGTGGGGACAGATTTGGGCCAAGGCTGTGTACCTTGTGTGCAACTATTCACCAAA GGGGAACTGGTGGGGCCATGCGCCTTACAAACACGGGGCCCCCTGTTCCGCGTGTCCTCCCAGCTATGGAGGTGGCTGCAAGGACAACCTTTGCTATAAAG GCCACAATACTCAACTTGCAGCAGAGGAAAGAGAGGAAAATAACTTTATCGAGCCGGAAGCCCCCCGTACGACTCAGAAGATCCGGCCCCGGGTTTCAAAGCCCGAGGCTCCCAGTCTTCCTGCTCCCGCCACCAAGATCCACGCAGATGACCTGCCAAAAAATGAAGTGGTCAACACACAGCAAATGT CTCAACTCGTGACCTGTGACACCAAACTTCGAGATCAGTGTAAAGGAACGACATGTAATAG ATACGAATGCCCCGCGGGATGCTTGGATGCTACAGGGAAAGTAGTTGGGACAGTTTACTATGAAATG CAGTCCAGCGTGTGCCGGGCCGGTCTCCATGCCGGCGTCATCGATAATGAtggcggatggatggatgtaacgAGACAGGGAAGAAAGGACTTTTTCATCAAGTCTAACAAGAATGGAGTCCAGTCACTGGG GAAATACCAGAGTGCCAATTCATTCACGGTATCCAGAGTAGCAG TGAAAGCAATCACCTGCGAGACCACTGTTGAACAACTGTGTCCTTACCAATGGCCTCCAAAGCATTGCCCGAG GTTATACTGCCCAAGTAACTGTTTAGAAGACAACCCGCACATCTCCAGAGTCATCGGCACCAGAATATACTCTGAT AAATCGAGTATTTGCCGGGCGGCGGTCCATGCTGGGGTCATCAGGAACGACGCGGGCGGTTACATCGACGTGATGCCGACAGACAAGCGGAAACTCTACACCGCCTCCAGCCAAAATGGCGTCGTCTCAGAGAG TCTTCAGAATCCTCCCGGCGGGAAGGCGTTTCGTGTTTTCGCCGTGATTTGA